Proteins encoded together in one Anguilla anguilla isolate fAngAng1 chromosome 9, fAngAng1.pri, whole genome shotgun sequence window:
- the LOC118234898 gene encoding olfactory receptor 52Z1-like: protein MEPRERTNGRAMASTHSVGLTEFLRKTSMSNVTYNNPILEIEGIDVPHLFIYPVFVLVLVIYLIILTTNIGVMLLIMMNRSLHQPMYLLFFSLSFNDVLGNTVLLPRLMLDVVSTDRSISYASCVSQAFFSHTYGTSCHTVMMMMAFDRYVAICHPLRYTSIMSPAMVATLTVSAWSTSITLVSILLALTIRLTRCRSVILNAYCDNASLFKLSCQDVSINNIYGLTFTVVLLGSSMGSVAFTYFRILVSCVSRKNKELNRKALQTCATHLVLYMIMLCSGFLVIILHRFQIDSKYRKMASILFHILPANMNPIIYAMQTKELKTKIVQILHSKVTQLQKFEN, encoded by the exons ATGGAACCGCGAGAGAGGACCAATGGACGGGCCATGGCATCCACACATTCAGTGGG TCTGACAGAATTTCTCAGGAAAACCAGCATGAGTAACGTGACCTACAACAATCCCATCCTGGAGATCGAGGGCATTGACGTCCCCCATCTTTTCATTTACCCAGTGTTTGTCCTAGTGTTGGTAATCTACCTGATCATCCTGACCACCAACATAGGGGTCATGCTGCTTATTATGATGAACAGGAGCCTGCACCAGCCAATGTACCTGCTGTTCTTCAGCCTGTCCTTCAATGACGTCCTGGGCAACACGGTGCTTCTGCCGCGGCTGATGTTGGACGTGGTCTCTACCGACAGGTCTATCAGCTATGCCTCGTGTGTCTCCCAGGCCTTCTTCAGCCACACCTATGGCACGTCCTGCCAcacggtgatgatgatgatggcttTCGACAGGTACGTGGCCATATGCCACCCTCTGAGGTACACCTCCATCATGAGCCCCGCCATGGTGGCTACACTGACTGTGTCTGCCTGGAGCACATCAATAACGCTGGTGTCCATCCTGCTGGCTCTCACCATACGGCTAACGCGTTGCCGTTCTGTCATTCTCAATGCCTACTGTGACAACGCGTCCCTTTTCAAGCTCTCCTGCCAGGACGTGAGCATCAACAACATCTACGGTCTGACATTCACTGTTGTCCTTCTTGGCTCCTCCATGGGCAGTGTGGCCTTCACGTATTTCAGGATCCTGGTCAGCTGTGTCTCCAGAAAGAACAAGGAGCTGAACAGGAAGGCCCTGCAGACCTGTGCCACACACCTGGTCCTCTACATGATCATGCTCTGCTCCGGCTTCCTCGTCATCATTTTGCATCGTTTCCAGATAGACAGCAAGTACCGGAAGATGGCGTCTATTCTCTTTCACATCCTTCCCGCCAACATGAACCCCATCATATACGCTATGCAGACCAAGGAACTAAAGACCAAAATTGTGCAGATACTTCATTCAAAAGTAACCCAGCTGCAGAAATTTGAAAATTAG
- the LOC118234897 gene encoding putative gustatory receptor clone PTE38 has protein sequence MSLLLLRGTRGTIKKELLNGTNGQAMASTHSVSLTESLRITSMNATYNDPNLVMESFDVPHHLIYPVFALLLIIYLIILITNIGVMLLIMMNRSLQQPMYLLFFSLSFNDVLGNTVLIPRLMLDVISTDRSISYPACVSQAFFSHTYGTSCHTVMMIMAFDRYVAICHPLRYTSIMSPAMVAKLTASAWSTSITLVSILLALTIRLTRCRSVILNAYCENASLFKLSCQDVSINNIFGLTFTVVLFGSSMGSVAFTYFRILVSCVSRKNKELNRKALQTCATHLVLYMVMLWSGFLIIISHRLQIHNRYRKMAAILFHILPANMNPIIYAMQTKELKTKIVQILRSKVTQLQKFEN, from the exons ATGTCACTCTTGCTGCTCAGGGGAACACGAGGGACTATAAAAAAGGAACTATTGAATGGAACCAATGGACAGGCCATGGCATCCACACATTCAGTGAG TCTGACAGAATCTCTCAGGATAACCAGCATGAACGCGACCTACAACGATCCCAACTTGGTGATGGAGAGTTTTGATGTTCCCCATCATTTAATTTACCCAGTGTTTGCCCTGCTCTTGATCATCTACCTGATCATTTTGATTACCAACATAGGGGTCATGCTGCTTATTATGATGAACAGGAGCCTGCAGCAGCCAATGTACCTGCTGTTCTTCAGCCTGTCCTTCAACGACGTCCTGGGCAACACGGTGCTTATACCACGGCTGATGTTGGACGTGATCTCTACTGACAGGTCCATCAGCTACCCCGCATGTGTCTCCCAGGCCTTCTTCAGCCACACCTATGGCACGTCCTGCCACACAGTGATGATGATCATGGCTTTCGACAGGTACGTGGCCATATGCCACCCTTTGAGGTACACCTCCATCATGAGCCCCGCCATGGTGGCTAAGCTGACCGCGTCTGCCTGGAGCACATCAATAACGCTGGTGTCCATCCTGCTGGCTCTCACCATACGGCTAACGCGTTGCCGTTCTGTCATTCTCAATGCCTACTGTGAAAACGCGTCCCTGTTCAAGCTCTCCTGCCAGGACGTGAGCATCAACAACATCTTCGGTCTGACATTCACTGTTGTCCTTTTTGGCTCCTCCATGGGCAGTGTGGCCTTCACGTATTTTAGGATCCTGGTCAGCTGTGTCTCCAGAAAGAACAAGGAGCTGAACAGGAAGGCCCTGCAGACCTGCGCCACACACCTGGTCCTCTACATGGTCATGCTCTGGTCCGGCTTCCTCATCATCATTTCGCATCGTCTCCAGATCCACAACAGGTACCGGAAGATGGCGGCCATTCTCTTTCACATCCTTCCCGCCAACATGAACCCCATCATATATGCCATGCAGACCAAGGAACTAAAGACCAAAATTGTGCAGATACTTCGTTCAAAAGTAACCCAGCTGCAGAAATTTGAAAATTAG
- the LOC118236586 gene encoding olfactory receptor 52K2-like, with amino-acid sequence NLRQGLESHALMAEMENVSYVPLKQPIVFNLEGFVINRQQGYPLFVVSLIVYAVMLLGNITVVTVIAVDAKLHKPMYVMMCNLAVCDLLGGTTVMAQLMPQFLTGDKTIGYVAAIVQAFCVHTYGSAVATILSAMAYDRYIAICQPLHYHAIMTTRRLVSLCFLAWFIAVCLVAILFILNVGTPLCGTLIMHVYCSNRAILSLACIPTPINNIYGLCMTWFLSTGSFLVMAFSYVQILKACIIKQEKNSRSKAIQTCASHLTIYILFEIASVIIIVAYRFEEVSPNAKKFCAILFIIVPPTVNPIIYGVAMKDIRSNIAKLFKFTALPK; translated from the exons AACCTGAGACAG GGTCTGGAGTCTCATGCACTGATGGCTGAGATGGAAAATGTGTCGTATGTACCTTTGAAGCAGCCCATCGTATTCAACTTGGAAGGTTTTGTCATAAACAGGCAGCAGGGGTACCCCCTGTTTGTGGTCTCCCTCATCGTGTATGCTGTGATGCTGCTGGGAAACATCACCGTGGTTACGGTGATCGCCGTGGATGCCAAACTCCACAAGCCCATGTACGTGATGATGTGCAACCTGGCAGTGTGCGATCTGCTCGGGGGCACGACAGTCATGGCCCAGCTGATGCCACAGTTCCTGACAGGAGACAAGACCATCGGCTACGTGGCGGCAATAGTCCAGGCcttctgtgtgcacacgtatgGCTCAGCCGTTGCCACTATTCTATCGGCCATGGCATACGACCGCTACATTGCCATCTGCCAGCCGCTGCACTACCACGCCATCATGACAACTAGGAGGCTGGTTTCACTGTGTTTCTTGGCTTGGTTCATCGCGGTCTGCCTGGTCGCGATCCTCTTCATTCTGAACGTGGGAACACCACTGTGTGGGACGTTAATCATGCATGTCTATTGCAGTAATCGCGCTATTCTCAGTCTGGCCTgcatccccacccccatcaacaaCATCTATGGATTGTGCATGACTTGGTTCTTAAGTACAGGCTCCTTCTTAGTCATGGCCTTTTCCTACGTGCAGATCCTCAAAGCGTGCATCAtcaaacaggagaaaaacagtCGGAGCAAGGCCATACAGACGTGTGCCTCCCATCTCACCATTTATATCCTCTTTGAGATCGCTAGTGTCATCATTATCGTGGCCTACAGGTTTGAAGAGGTCAGCCCCAACGCCAAGAAGTTCTGCGCCATTCTGTTTATTATTGTGCCCCCCACGGTCAACCCAATCATTTATGGTGTGGCCATGAAAGATATTCGCTCAAACATCGCAAAGCTTTTCAAATTCACTGCCTTGCCAAAATAG
- the LOC118236316 gene encoding olfactory receptor 1500-like: MNNFSYNSPILVIEGIDVPHRLIYPLFALLLIIYLIILTTNIGVMLLIMMNRSLQQPMYLLFFSLSFNDVLGNTVLLPRLMLDLVSTDRSISYPACVSQAFFSHTYGTSCHTVMMIMAFDRYVAICHPLRYTSIMSPAMVAKLTMSAWSSSMVLTSVPLGLAVRLTRCRSVILNAFCDNASLFKLSCEDVSINNICGLILSIGVFVLSMGSVAFTYFRILVSCVSRKNKELNRKALQTCATHLVLYMIMLWSGFLVIISHRLQAHVRYRIMAAILFLIVPANMNPIIYAMQTKELKTRIVQILHSKVTQLP; this comes from the coding sequence ATGAATAACTTCAGCTACAACAGTCCCATCTTGGTGATTGAGGGCATCGACGTTCCCCATCGTTTAATTTACCCATTGTTTGCCTTGCTCTTGATCATCTACCTGATCATCCTGACCACCAACATAGGGGTCATGCTGCTTATTATGATGAACAGGAGCCTGCAGCAGCCAATGTACCTGCTGTTCTTCAGCCTGTCCTTCAACGACGTCCTGGGCAACACGGTGCTTCTGCCGCGGCTGATGTTGGACCTGGTCTCCACCGACAGGTCCATCAGCTACCCCGCATGTGTCTCCCAGGCCTTCTTCAGCCACACCTATGGCACGTCCTGCCACACGGTGATGATGATCATGGCTTTCGACAGGTACGTGGCCATATGCCACCCTCTGAGGTACACCTCCATCATGAGCCCCGCCATGGTGGCTAAGCTGACTATGTCTGCCTGGAGTTCGTCGATGGTGCTGACGTCTGTCCCACTGGGCCTCGCCGTACGGCTAACGCGTTGCCGTTCTGTCATTCTCAATGCCTTCTGCGACAACGCGTCCCTGTTCAAGCTCTCCTGCGAGGACGTGAGCATCAACAACATCTGCGGTCTGATCCTCTCCATCGGTGTTTTCGTCCTGTCCATGGGCAGTGTGGCCTTCACGTATTTTAGGATCCTGGTCAGCTGTGTCTCCAGAAAGAACAAGGAGCTGAACAGGAAGGCCCTGCAGACCTGCGCTACACACCTGGTCCTCTACATGATCATGCTCTGGTCCGGCTTCCTCGTCATCATTTCGCATCGTCTTCAAGCCCACGTGAGATACCGGATAATGGCGGCTATTCTTTTTCTTATCGTTCCCGCCAACATGAACCCCATCATATATGCCATGCAGACCAAGGAACTTAAGACAAGGATTGTGCAGATACTTCATTCAAAAGTAACCCAGCTTCCGTAA
- the LOC118234901 gene encoding olfactory receptor 52J3-like translates to MEMEPNSTDLPPFFYMETLGLPPSQTYFAVVMGTVAYCFILAGNMTMILSITLNRSLHKPMYLMLLNLPINDLMGATAFFPQLISSIALEDRSISCAACFLQGLLVHLYAGGAYIILTAMAYDRFLAICNPLRYSTLMSNTNLLKIVMGMWLMDLVLILALFCLLARFRFCGNRIVDMYCNNASLVKLVCGDTSINNYYGLFLSSFLQGMSLLAVVFTYVQILVACLTNKQSDTKSKALRTCATHLTVYLVFQVTSMFTVLSHRFNQVSPYLRRSVGVSILLFPPILNPLIYGLNTKEIRSVVIHFFTKKKVTSFAR, encoded by the coding sequence ATGGAGATGGAGCCCAACAGCACAGACCTTCCGCCATTTTTTTACATGGAGACCCTGGGCTTACCGCCATCCCAGACCTACTTTGCTGTCGTCATGGGGACAGTGGCCTATTGCTTTATCTTGGCTGGCAACATGACCATGATCCTGAGCATCACCCTGAACAGAAGTCTGCACAAACCCATGTACCTGATGCTCCTCAACCTGCCCATCAACGACCTGATGGGTGCCACCGCTTTCTTTCCCCAGCTCATCAGCAGCATCGCCTTGGAGGACCGCTCTATCTCCTGTGCAGCCTGCTTCCTTCAGGGGCTGCTGGTGCACCTGTACGCAGGCGGAGCCTACATCATCCTCACTGCCATGGCGTACGACCGCTTCCTGGCCATCTGCAACCCACTCAGGTACAGCACTCTCATGAGCAATACCAACCTGCTGAAGATCGTCATGGGGATGTGGCTGATGGACCTGGTCCTGATATTGGCCCTCTTCTGTCTGCTTGCCCGGTTCCGGTTCTGTGGGAACAGAATAGTTGACATGTACTGCAATAATGCCAGCCTGGTCAAGCTGGTATGTGGAGACACCAGCATCAACAACTACTAcggcctcttcctctcttctttcctGCAAGGGATGTCCCTGCTCGCCGTGGTCTTCACCTACGTCCAGATCCTGGTGGCCTGCCTCACCAACAAGCAGTCAGACACCAAGAGCAAGGCCCTGCGTACCTGTGCCACTCACCTGACAGTCTACCTGGTGTTCCAGGTCACCAGCATGTTCACTGTGCTCTCCCACAGGTTCAACCAGGTGTCCCCGTACCTGAGAAGGTCCGTGGGGGTCTCAATATTACTGTTTCCACCCATACTTAACCCCCTGATATACGGATTAAACACCAAAGAGATCAGAAGtgtagtaatacattttttcactaAGAAAAAGGTTACCAGTTTTGCCAGATAA